From one Nocardioides sp. Kera G14 genomic stretch:
- a CDS encoding COX15/CtaA family protein, translating into MSTLRRAYVDWCRAHVPALAVANVIANVLIVVSGGIVRLTGSGLGCPTWPECQSGSLVPHGAVDHHKLIEFGNRTLTYVLAAVAISCLVSVWHRDGVVRRLALIIALGIPAQAVLGGVTVLTDLNPWIVACHLLLSMVMVGLCVWLLDDLTGPAHPAASRVTRALSWAVVVVGAVVIWLGTVVTGSGPHAGDQDAKRNGLDPAEVSHIHGYSVWLLVLLTVALLVLAAQRQEGWLAIFTAVLLGIELLQGVLGYVQYALDVPIALVMLHMLGAGLIAAGLARVALTTRDHSPV; encoded by the coding sequence ATGTCGACCCTGAGGCGCGCGTACGTCGACTGGTGCCGCGCCCACGTCCCGGCCCTCGCGGTCGCGAACGTCATCGCCAACGTCCTGATCGTCGTCAGTGGTGGGATCGTGCGGCTCACCGGCTCCGGCCTTGGTTGCCCGACCTGGCCGGAGTGCCAGAGCGGGTCGCTGGTCCCCCACGGCGCGGTCGACCACCACAAGCTGATCGAATTCGGGAACCGGACGCTCACCTATGTGCTGGCGGCCGTTGCGATCTCGTGTCTGGTCTCCGTGTGGCACCGCGACGGCGTCGTCCGCCGGCTCGCGCTCATCATCGCCCTCGGCATCCCAGCCCAGGCCGTGCTGGGCGGCGTCACCGTCCTCACCGACCTCAACCCGTGGATCGTCGCCTGTCACCTCCTGCTGTCGATGGTCATGGTCGGCCTGTGCGTCTGGCTCCTCGACGACCTCACCGGTCCAGCCCATCCGGCCGCGAGCCGGGTCACCCGCGCGCTGTCGTGGGCCGTGGTCGTCGTCGGCGCCGTCGTCATCTGGCTCGGCACGGTCGTCACCGGCTCCGGTCCCCACGCCGGCGACCAGGACGCCAAGCGCAACGGCCTCGACCCGGCGGAGGTGTCCCACATCCACGGCTACTCGGTATGGCTGCTGGTGCTCCTGACGGTGGCACTCCTGGTCCTTGCCGCCCAGCGCCAGGAGGGATGGCTGGCGATCTTCACGGCCGTGCTCCTCGGCATCGAGCTCCTCCAGGGCGTCCTCGGCTACGTCCAGTACGCACTCGACGTCCCGATAGCCCTCGTCATGCTGCACATGCTGGGCGCCGGCCTGATCGCCGCGGGTCTCGCGCGCGTGGCGCTCACCACGCGCGACCACAGCCCCGTCTGA
- a CDS encoding helix-turn-helix transcriptional regulator: MARSLLVDGPSTAAALAERLDLTPAAVRRHLDQLVADGAAEAREPRLARDRGRGRPAKEFVLTDAGREGFEQTYDDLAAQALRFLRDTAGEDAVKAFAAQRASFISTRFSAVALDNPMLSPAQVLARVFTDEGYAASVRELPIVGEQLCQQHCPVSHVAHEFPQLCEAETEAISAVLGTHVQRLATIAHGDGVCTTCIPQKKEKVS; encoded by the coding sequence GTGGCGCGGTCTCTGCTCGTCGACGGCCCGTCCACCGCGGCGGCGCTGGCCGAGCGCCTCGACCTCACCCCCGCAGCCGTACGCCGACACCTGGACCAACTGGTCGCCGACGGTGCTGCGGAGGCGCGTGAGCCACGTCTCGCGCGCGACCGCGGTCGCGGCAGGCCTGCCAAGGAGTTCGTACTGACCGACGCCGGTCGGGAGGGCTTCGAGCAGACCTACGACGACCTCGCCGCCCAAGCGCTGCGCTTCCTCCGCGACACCGCGGGCGAGGACGCGGTGAAGGCGTTCGCAGCCCAGCGGGCGTCCTTCATCTCCACACGATTCTCCGCGGTGGCGCTCGACAACCCGATGCTCAGCCCGGCCCAGGTCCTCGCCCGGGTCTTCACCGACGAGGGTTATGCCGCGTCGGTGCGGGAATTGCCCATCGTGGGTGAGCAGTTGTGTCAACAGCACTGCCCTGTCTCCCACGTCGCGCACGAGTTCCCGCAACTGTGTGAGGCCGAGACCGAGGCGATCAGCGCCGTCCTCGGCACCCATGTCCAACGACTCGCGACCATCGCCCACGGCGACGGCGTCTGCACCACGTGCATCCCTCAGAAGAAGGAGAAGGTCTCATGA
- the sufD gene encoding Fe-S cluster assembly protein SufD, with amino-acid sequence MTATHEKVQLGQALDSVLSSLELEPVESHLHPAGSFDVDTHPVPTGREEIWRFTPLKRLRNLHKDAAFTGELKLSSTGEGVTVETVPTSSIAGVSGFVPTDRIAARALAAAGESTVVTVPAEAELATPYVVTITGTSTDAVAEHVVLRAGKFSKATIVFRFEGSATLADNVEIVVEDGAQLTVVSIDDWADDAVRAGHRHVAVGRDAEFKHIDVTFGGDVVRNDTTVQYSGSGGSAELLGLYFADAGQHIEHRLFVDHTAPKTKSHVVYKGALQGDGAHTVWIGNVLIRKVAEGIETYEENRNLVLTDGAQADSVPNLEIETGEIEGAGHASATGRFDDEQLFYLRSRGISESEARRLVVHGFFNDLIRQIGVPDLESQLLATVENELNGITA; translated from the coding sequence ATGACCGCCACGCACGAAAAGGTCCAGCTCGGGCAGGCGCTCGACTCGGTCCTCTCCTCCCTCGAGCTCGAGCCCGTGGAGTCACACCTCCACCCGGCCGGCTCCTTCGACGTCGACACGCACCCGGTGCCGACGGGTCGCGAGGAGATCTGGCGCTTCACCCCGCTCAAGCGGCTCCGCAACCTGCACAAGGACGCTGCCTTCACCGGCGAGCTGAAGCTGAGCAGCACCGGCGAGGGCGTCACCGTCGAGACGGTGCCCACGTCGAGCATCGCCGGCGTCAGCGGCTTCGTGCCCACCGATCGGATCGCGGCGCGTGCGCTCGCGGCCGCCGGTGAGTCGACCGTCGTCACGGTCCCCGCCGAGGCCGAGCTGGCGACGCCGTACGTCGTTACGATCACCGGTACGTCGACGGACGCTGTTGCGGAGCACGTGGTGCTGCGTGCCGGGAAGTTCTCCAAGGCCACGATCGTCTTCCGCTTCGAGGGCAGCGCGACGCTGGCCGACAACGTCGAGATCGTCGTCGAGGACGGTGCCCAGCTCACCGTCGTCTCCATCGACGACTGGGCCGACGATGCCGTCCGTGCCGGACACCGCCACGTGGCCGTCGGCCGCGACGCGGAGTTCAAGCACATCGACGTGACCTTCGGCGGCGACGTCGTCCGCAACGACACGACCGTGCAGTACAGCGGTTCGGGCGGCTCTGCCGAGCTCCTCGGTCTCTACTTCGCCGATGCGGGCCAGCACATCGAGCACCGCCTCTTCGTCGACCACACCGCCCCGAAGACCAAGTCCCACGTGGTCTACAAGGGCGCGCTGCAGGGCGACGGTGCCCACACGGTCTGGATCGGCAACGTCCTGATCCGCAAGGTCGCCGAAGGCATCGAGACCTACGAGGAGAACCGCAACCTCGTCCTCACCGATGGCGCCCAGGCCGACTCGGTCCCCAACCTCGAGATCGAGACCGGCGAGATCGAGGGCGCGGGCCACGCGTCCGCGACGGGCCGCTTCGACGACGAGCAGCTCTTCTACCTGCGCTCGCGCGGGATCTCGGAGTCCGAGGCACGCCGCCTGGTCGTGCACGGCTTCTTCAACGACCTCATCCGCCAGATCGGTGTGCCTGACCTGGAGTCGCAGCTCCTCGCCACCGTCGAGAACGAACTGAATGGAATCACCGCATGA
- the sufC gene encoding Fe-S cluster assembly ATPase SufC, which yields MSKLEIKDLHVTVEDENAEGGIKEILKGVTLTINEGETHAIMGPNGSGKSTTAYSIAGHPKYTITGGEVLLDGENLLEMSVDERAKAGLFLAMQYPVEVPGVSMSNFLRTAKTALDGEAPKLRTWVKDVNTALSDMNLDPAFSQRSVNEGFSGGEKKRAEIAQLDLLDPKVAILDEIDSGLDIDALKVVSAGINRFRGRDGKGVLLITHYTRILRYVKPDFIHVFVDGHVAETGGEELGEELEANGYDRFLKSVSLGA from the coding sequence ATGAGCAAGCTTGAGATCAAGGACCTGCACGTCACGGTCGAGGACGAGAACGCCGAGGGCGGCATCAAGGAGATCCTCAAGGGCGTCACGCTGACGATCAACGAGGGCGAGACCCACGCGATCATGGGCCCCAACGGCTCCGGCAAGTCCACGACGGCCTACTCCATCGCCGGCCACCCGAAGTACACGATCACTGGCGGTGAGGTGCTCCTCGACGGTGAGAACCTCCTCGAGATGTCCGTCGACGAGCGGGCCAAGGCAGGCCTCTTCCTCGCCATGCAGTACCCCGTCGAGGTCCCCGGCGTCTCGATGTCGAACTTCCTGCGTACGGCGAAGACGGCCCTCGACGGTGAGGCGCCCAAGCTCCGCACGTGGGTCAAGGACGTCAACACCGCGCTCTCCGACATGAACCTCGACCCGGCGTTCTCGCAGCGCTCGGTCAACGAGGGCTTCTCCGGCGGTGAGAAGAAGCGCGCCGAGATCGCCCAGCTCGACCTGCTCGACCCCAAGGTCGCGATCCTCGACGAGATCGACTCCGGTCTCGACATCGACGCGCTCAAGGTCGTCTCGGCCGGCATCAACCGCTTCCGCGGGCGCGACGGCAAGGGCGTCCTGCTGATCACGCACTACACCCGCATCCTGCGCTACGTGAAGCCGGACTTCATCCACGTCTTCGTCGACGGTCACGTCGCCGAGACCGGTGGCGAGGAGCTCGGCGAGGAGCTCGAGGCCAACGGGTATGACAGGTTCCTCAAGTCTGTTTCGCTGGGCGCCTGA
- a CDS encoding heme o synthase, producing MTTTLVTEQVESATWKDVVAAYVGLTKPRVIELLLLTTVPVMFFAARGVPGLWLVVATVIGGTLSAGSASVFNCVYDRDIDEQMRRTRRRALPRHIVTPVSALVFGSVLAVLSTVVLWLWVNPLSAVLSVAANAFYVFVYTMLLKRRTTQNIVWGGIAGCFPALIGWTAVTDQLGWEPIVLFAVVFFWTPPHTWALALRYREDYANVDVPMLPVVKPAAVVARQIVAYSWVMVATSLLLWPVAGTGAFYSIVAVVLGAVFLVEAHKLARRARNTEDLSLIKPMRLFHSSNLYLSLLFVAVALDPLISR from the coding sequence GTGACTACCACCCTCGTGACGGAGCAGGTCGAGTCCGCCACCTGGAAGGACGTCGTCGCGGCGTACGTCGGTCTGACGAAGCCCCGCGTGATCGAGCTCCTCCTGCTCACCACCGTGCCCGTGATGTTCTTCGCGGCCCGCGGCGTGCCCGGCCTCTGGCTCGTCGTCGCCACCGTCATCGGCGGCACGTTGTCGGCCGGTTCGGCCTCGGTGTTCAACTGTGTCTACGACCGCGACATCGACGAGCAGATGCGCCGCACGCGTCGGCGTGCGCTGCCGCGTCACATCGTGACGCCGGTCTCCGCCCTCGTCTTCGGCTCGGTGCTCGCCGTGCTCTCGACGGTGGTGCTCTGGCTCTGGGTCAACCCGCTCTCGGCGGTGCTGTCCGTCGCGGCGAACGCCTTCTACGTCTTCGTGTACACGATGCTGCTGAAGCGACGCACCACGCAGAACATCGTGTGGGGCGGGATCGCCGGCTGCTTCCCGGCGCTCATCGGCTGGACCGCCGTGACCGACCAGCTCGGCTGGGAGCCGATCGTGCTCTTCGCGGTCGTCTTCTTCTGGACGCCGCCGCACACCTGGGCGCTGGCGCTGCGCTACCGCGAGGACTACGCGAACGTCGACGTGCCGATGCTGCCCGTCGTGAAGCCTGCCGCGGTCGTCGCCCGCCAGATCGTCGCCTACTCGTGGGTGATGGTGGCGACGTCACTCCTGCTGTGGCCTGTGGCCGGCACGGGTGCCTTCTACTCGATCGTCGCCGTGGTGCTGGGCGCGGTCTTCCTCGTGGAGGCGCACAAGCTTGCCCGCCGCGCCCGCAACACCGAGGACCTGAGTCTGATCAAGCCGATGCGGCTCTTCCACAGCAGCAACCTCTACCTGTCGTTGCTCTTCGTGGCCGTCGCGCTCGACCCGCTGATCTCGCGCTGA
- a CDS encoding ABC transporter ATP-binding protein, which yields MAYGDKQAVDGLSLTVEAGTITAVLGPNGAGKTTTLETCEGYRKPQGGTVRVLGLDPVAQRRDLLPRIGVMLQGQGAWSGVSAMEMLRHIARLHAHPLDVQMLSDRLGLHECGRTPYRRLSGGQQQRLGLAMAIVGRPELVFVDEPTAGMDPGARRATWELLRELRTDGVTVVLTTHYLEEAEQLADQVHIIDHGRLVASGTPEELTRGSSATVRLVVDRELASVAEQDLRDSVTAWGQRHGVGVESMTFGSRTLEDVFLELTGHDLAQEHTA from the coding sequence ATGGCGTACGGCGACAAGCAGGCGGTCGACGGGCTCTCGCTCACTGTCGAGGCTGGCACCATCACCGCTGTGCTCGGCCCGAACGGTGCCGGCAAGACGACGACGCTCGAGACCTGCGAGGGCTACCGCAAGCCGCAGGGCGGCACCGTCCGTGTCCTCGGACTCGACCCCGTCGCGCAACGCCGCGACCTGCTCCCCCGGATCGGCGTGATGCTCCAGGGACAGGGCGCGTGGAGCGGTGTCAGCGCGATGGAGATGCTGCGCCACATCGCCCGGCTGCACGCCCACCCGCTGGACGTCCAGATGCTCTCGGACCGGCTCGGGCTGCATGAGTGCGGGCGGACGCCGTACCGACGACTCTCCGGCGGCCAGCAGCAGCGCCTCGGCCTGGCGATGGCGATCGTCGGCCGGCCCGAGCTCGTCTTCGTCGACGAGCCGACCGCAGGCATGGACCCGGGCGCCCGCCGCGCGACGTGGGAGCTGCTCCGCGAGCTCCGCACGGACGGCGTGACCGTCGTGCTCACGACGCACTACCTGGAGGAGGCCGAGCAGCTCGCCGACCAGGTCCACATCATCGACCACGGCCGCCTCGTCGCCTCGGGGACGCCCGAGGAGCTCACCCGTGGCTCCTCGGCCACCGTCCGTCTCGTCGTGGACCGGGAGCTCGCCAGCGTCGCTGAGCAGGACCTCCGCGACTCGGTCACCGCCTGGGGCCAGCGCCACGGCGTCGGCGTGGAGTCGATGACGTTCGGCTCCCGCACCCTGGAGGACGTCTTCCTCGAGCTCACGGGCCACGATCTTGCACAGGAGCACACGGCATGA
- a CDS encoding ABC transporter permease: MTTATFTPRPGGAPLLRQIPAQASMEARLMLRNGEQLLIAVVIPVIVLIGGVRGGQHLNLHEDHPLVDIFTPGVLALAIMSTSFTSLAIATGFERRYGVIKRLGASPLPRFGLLAGKVLALLAVEVLQLIVIGGVGQLLGWTPRPGVLGFLLAIVLGTAAFASLGLFVAGVLRAEATLAAANLIYLLLMAGGAVVLPAHAYGGFGDLTRFLPSGALGEAVRDAFLDNTVAWRDLGVLLVWAVLGSALTARTFKWE; encoded by the coding sequence ATGACCACCGCGACCTTCACCCCGCGTCCGGGTGGTGCCCCGCTGCTCCGCCAGATCCCCGCGCAGGCCTCGATGGAGGCGCGGCTGATGCTGCGCAACGGCGAGCAGCTCCTCATCGCTGTCGTCATCCCCGTGATCGTCCTGATCGGCGGAGTCCGCGGGGGTCAGCACCTCAACCTGCACGAGGATCACCCCCTCGTCGACATCTTCACCCCGGGTGTGCTCGCGCTGGCGATCATGTCGACCTCCTTCACCTCACTGGCCATCGCCACCGGCTTCGAGCGCCGGTACGGCGTCATCAAGCGTCTCGGCGCCTCTCCCCTACCGCGCTTCGGGCTCCTGGCCGGCAAGGTGCTCGCCCTGCTGGCGGTCGAGGTGCTGCAGCTCATCGTGATCGGCGGCGTGGGCCAGCTGCTCGGATGGACGCCGCGGCCCGGCGTACTCGGATTCCTGCTCGCCATCGTCCTCGGCACCGCCGCGTTCGCCTCACTCGGCCTCTTCGTCGCAGGCGTGCTCCGCGCCGAGGCCACCCTGGCCGCGGCCAACCTGATCTACCTGCTCCTGATGGCCGGCGGCGCCGTCGTGCTGCCCGCCCATGCGTATGGCGGCTTCGGCGACCTCACCCGCTTCCTGCCGTCGGGTGCCCTGGGCGAGGCGGTCCGTGACGCCTTCCTCGACAACACCGTCGCCTGGCGCGACCTCGGCGTGCTGCTCGTGTGGGCCGTGCTCGGGAGCGCCCTCACGGCAAGGACCTTCAAGTGGGAGTGA
- the sufB gene encoding Fe-S cluster assembly protein SufB codes for MTSVDNRIEELNPELQGIGKYAFGWSDKNDVGANAKRGLSDLVVRDISEKKSEPQWMLDLRLKGLSLFDRKPMPTWGSDLSGIDFDNIKYFVRSSEKQAASWDDLPEDIKNTYDKLGIPEAEKQRLVAGVAAQYESEVVYHSIREDLEEQGVIFVDTDTALREHEDIFKEYFGTVIPVGDNKFAALNTAVWSGGSFIYVPKGVHVEIPLQAYFRINTENMGQFERTLIIADEGSYVHYVEGCTAPIYSSDSLHSAVVEIIVKKNARVRYTTIQNWSNNVYNLVTKRAFCEAGATMEWVDGNIGSKVTMKYPAVYLMGEHAKGETLSIAFAGEGQHQDAGAKMVHAAPHTSSSILSKSVARGGGRTSYRGLIQVNEGAYGSKSNVLCDALLVDQISRSDTYPYVDIREDDVSMGHEASVSKVSDDQLFYLMSRGMEQDEAMAMIVRGFVEPIAKELPMEYALELNRLIELQMEGAVG; via the coding sequence ATGACCTCAGTTGACAACCGCATCGAGGAGCTCAACCCCGAGCTCCAGGGGATCGGCAAGTACGCGTTCGGCTGGTCGGACAAGAACGACGTCGGCGCCAACGCCAAGCGCGGTCTCTCCGACCTCGTGGTGCGCGACATCTCCGAGAAGAAGTCTGAGCCGCAGTGGATGCTCGACCTGCGCCTCAAGGGCCTCTCGCTCTTCGACCGCAAGCCCATGCCCACGTGGGGTTCGGACCTCAGCGGCATCGACTTCGACAACATCAAGTACTTCGTCCGCTCCTCCGAGAAGCAGGCGGCGAGCTGGGACGACCTCCCCGAGGACATCAAGAACACCTACGACAAGCTCGGCATCCCGGAGGCGGAGAAGCAGCGCCTCGTCGCCGGCGTCGCCGCGCAGTACGAGTCGGAGGTCGTCTACCACTCCATCCGCGAGGACCTCGAGGAGCAGGGCGTCATCTTCGTCGACACCGACACCGCCCTGCGCGAGCACGAGGACATCTTCAAGGAGTACTTCGGCACCGTCATCCCGGTCGGCGACAACAAGTTCGCCGCGCTCAACACGGCCGTGTGGTCCGGTGGCTCGTTCATCTACGTCCCCAAGGGCGTCCACGTCGAGATCCCGCTGCAGGCCTACTTCCGGATCAACACCGAGAACATGGGCCAGTTCGAGCGGACGCTGATCATCGCCGACGAGGGCTCCTACGTGCACTACGTCGAGGGCTGCACGGCCCCGATCTACAGCAGCGACTCGCTGCACTCGGCCGTCGTCGAGATCATCGTGAAGAAGAACGCGCGCGTCCGCTACACGACCATCCAGAACTGGTCGAACAACGTCTACAACCTCGTCACGAAGCGTGCCTTCTGCGAGGCCGGCGCGACGATGGAGTGGGTCGACGGCAACATCGGCTCCAAGGTCACGATGAAGTACCCCGCCGTCTACCTGATGGGCGAGCACGCCAAGGGCGAGACGCTCTCCATCGCGTTCGCCGGTGAGGGCCAGCACCAGGACGCCGGCGCCAAGATGGTCCACGCCGCGCCGCACACCTCGAGCTCGATCCTGAGCAAGTCGGTGGCGCGTGGCGGCGGCCGGACGTCGTACCGGGGGCTGATCCAGGTCAACGAGGGTGCCTACGGTTCGAAGAGCAATGTGCTGTGTGACGCCCTGCTGGTCGACCAGATCTCGCGCTCGGACACCTACCCGTACGTCGACATCCGCGAGGACGACGTCTCCATGGGCCACGAGGCCTCCGTCTCCAAGGTCTCCGACGACCAGCTCTTCTACCTGATGAGCCGCGGCATGGAGCAGGACGAGGCGATGGCGATGATCGTCCGTGGCTTCGTCGAGCCCATCGCGAAGGAGCTCCCGATGGAGTACGCCCTCGAGCTCAACCGCCTGATCGAACTGCAGATGGAAGGAGCGGTCGGCTGA
- the tal gene encoding transaldolase, producing the protein MNDRLKALADAGVSIWLDDLSRERIDSGNLKTLIDENSVTGVTTNPSIFQAAIGAGGAYNELISKLAADGQGVDEVIFALTTDDVRDACDIFAPVAAATKDDGRVSIEVEPTLANDTEATIASAKALWAAVDRPNALIKIPGTVEGLPAITEVIGAGISVNVTLIFSTPRYREVMDAYLAGLEKAKEAGIDLSTIRSVASFFVSRVDTEIDARLEKIGTDEALGLRGKAAIANARLAYAAFEEVHASPRWKALADAGANAQRPLWASTGVKNPDYPDTLYVADLVVADTVNTMPEKTLLAFGDHGEVKGDQVSGKGEEAQAVFDQLAAVGVDLDDVFTVLETEGVDKFKASWTDLQKTVADALAQA; encoded by the coding sequence ATGAACGACCGTCTCAAGGCACTGGCCGACGCCGGTGTCTCCATCTGGCTCGACGACCTCTCCCGTGAGCGCATCGACTCCGGCAACCTGAAGACGCTGATCGACGAGAACTCCGTCACGGGCGTCACGACGAACCCGTCGATCTTCCAGGCGGCGATCGGCGCCGGCGGCGCCTACAACGAGCTGATCAGCAAGCTCGCGGCCGACGGCCAGGGCGTCGACGAGGTCATCTTCGCCCTCACGACCGACGACGTCCGCGACGCCTGCGACATCTTCGCCCCCGTCGCGGCCGCGACCAAGGACGACGGCCGGGTCTCCATCGAGGTCGAGCCGACGCTGGCCAACGACACCGAGGCCACCATCGCCTCGGCCAAGGCCCTGTGGGCCGCTGTCGACCGTCCAAACGCACTGATCAAGATTCCCGGCACGGTCGAGGGCCTCCCGGCCATCACCGAGGTCATCGGTGCCGGCATCAGCGTCAACGTCACCCTGATCTTCTCCACCCCGCGCTATCGCGAGGTCATGGACGCCTACCTGGCCGGCCTGGAGAAGGCGAAGGAGGCGGGCATCGACCTGTCGACGATCCGCTCGGTCGCCTCGTTCTTCGTCTCCCGCGTCGACACGGAGATCGACGCACGCCTCGAGAAGATCGGCACCGACGAGGCGCTCGGCCTGCGTGGCAAGGCGGCCATCGCCAACGCCCGCCTGGCCTACGCGGCCTTCGAGGAGGTGCACGCCAGCCCGCGCTGGAAGGCGCTCGCCGACGCCGGTGCCAACGCTCAGCGTCCGCTCTGGGCCTCCACCGGCGTGAAGAACCCGGACTACCCCGACACCCTGTACGTCGCCGACCTGGTCGTCGCCGACACGGTCAACACCATGCCGGAGAAGACCCTGCTGGCCTTCGGCGACCACGGTGAGGTCAAGGGCGACCAGGTGAGCGGCAAGGGCGAGGAGGCGCAGGCCGTCTTCGACCAGCTCGCGGCCGTCGGTGTCGACCTCGACGACGTCTTCACCGTCCTCGAGACCGAGGGCGTCGACAAGTTCAAGGCGTCCTGGACCGACCTGCAGAAGACGGTCGCCGACGCGCTCGCCCAGGCCTGA
- the tkt gene encoding transketolase, with protein sequence MDAVQKVGNGHPGTAMSLAPAAYLLFQKVMRHDPADPDWIARDRFVLSAGHSSITLYTQLYLGGFGLELDDLKSLRTWGSKTPGHPEYGHTAGVEVTTGPLGQGISNAVGMAMAARREKGLLDPDAGDGPSLFDHHVYVIASDGDLEEGVSSEASSIAGTQELGNLTVIYDANRISIEGDTHIAFNEDVAKRYEAYGWHVQTVDWTGTDHNDLKNYKEDVPALYEAIGAARAVTDKPSIIVLKTVIAWPAPNAQNTEAAHGSALGAEEVAETKRVLGFDPEQDFEVPDDVLAHTRSLLERGKAWGAEWDKQYEEWAAAHPEGAATLHRIKERALPEGLEAALPVFEASEKGLATRAASGQVINAIAEIMPELWGGSADLAGSNNTTIKGAKSFLPKDRSVEEWEGDPYQGRVLHFGIREHGMGAIINGIAVHGGTRVFGGTFLQFSDYMRGAVRVGALQKAPAIWIWTHDSIGLGEDGPTHQPVEHLWALRAIPGLDIVRPADANETAAAWLQVLKNSDRPAGLVLSRQNLPTFPRGEQGFATTENVGKGGYVLVEADGGQPDVILIGTGSEVQLAVTAREQLKSDGINARVISMPSIEWFEQQTQAYRDQVLPPTVKARVSVEAGVRLGWREYVGDAGRMVSLEHYGASADAARIFKEFGFTPDAVAQAAKDSIAAVMH encoded by the coding sequence ATGGACGCCGTGCAGAAGGTCGGCAACGGCCACCCCGGCACCGCGATGAGCCTCGCGCCGGCGGCGTACCTCCTCTTCCAGAAGGTGATGCGTCACGACCCCGCCGACCCCGACTGGATCGCACGCGACCGGTTCGTGCTCAGCGCGGGACACAGCTCCATCACGCTCTACACGCAGCTCTACCTCGGCGGCTTCGGCCTCGAGCTCGACGACCTGAAGAGCCTCCGCACCTGGGGTTCCAAGACCCCCGGCCACCCGGAGTACGGCCACACCGCGGGCGTCGAGGTCACGACCGGTCCGCTCGGACAGGGCATCTCCAACGCCGTCGGCATGGCCATGGCCGCCCGGCGCGAGAAGGGCCTGCTCGACCCCGACGCCGGTGACGGGCCCTCGCTCTTCGACCACCACGTCTACGTGATCGCCTCCGACGGTGACCTGGAGGAGGGCGTGAGCAGCGAGGCCTCCTCGATCGCCGGCACCCAGGAGCTCGGCAACCTCACGGTCATCTACGACGCGAACCGGATCTCCATCGAGGGCGACACTCACATCGCCTTCAACGAGGACGTCGCCAAGCGCTACGAGGCCTACGGCTGGCACGTGCAGACCGTCGACTGGACGGGCACCGACCACAACGACCTCAAGAACTACAAGGAGGACGTGCCGGCTCTCTACGAGGCGATCGGCGCGGCGCGTGCCGTGACCGACAAGCCGTCGATCATCGTGCTCAAGACCGTGATCGCGTGGCCGGCCCCCAACGCGCAGAACACCGAGGCCGCCCACGGCTCCGCCCTCGGCGCCGAGGAGGTCGCCGAGACCAAGCGGGTCCTCGGCTTCGACCCCGAGCAGGACTTCGAGGTGCCCGATGACGTCCTCGCCCACACCCGCTCGCTGCTCGAGCGCGGCAAGGCGTGGGGCGCCGAGTGGGACAAGCAGTACGAGGAGTGGGCCGCCGCCCACCCGGAGGGTGCCGCCACCCTCCACCGGATCAAGGAGCGCGCGCTGCCCGAGGGGCTCGAGGCGGCACTGCCGGTCTTCGAGGCGTCGGAGAAGGGCCTCGCGACCCGTGCGGCCTCCGGCCAGGTGATCAACGCGATCGCGGAGATCATGCCGGAGCTGTGGGGCGGCTCGGCCGATCTCGCCGGCTCCAACAACACGACGATCAAGGGCGCGAAGTCCTTCCTTCCGAAGGACCGCTCGGTCGAGGAGTGGGAGGGCGACCCCTACCAAGGTCGCGTCCTGCACTTCGGCATCCGTGAGCACGGCATGGGCGCCATCATCAACGGCATCGCCGTCCACGGAGGCACCCGCGTCTTCGGCGGCACGTTCCTGCAGTTCTCCGACTACATGCGCGGCGCCGTCCGCGTCGGGGCCCTGCAGAAGGCCCCCGCGATCTGGATCTGGACCCACGACTCCATCGGCCTCGGCGAGGACGGCCCGACCCACCAGCCGGTCGAGCACCTGTGGGCGCTGCGCGCCATCCCCGGCCTCGACATCGTCCGCCCCGCCGACGCCAACGAGACCGCCGCCGCCTGGCTCCAGGTGCTGAAGAACAGCGACCGCCCCGCCGGCCTGGTCCTCAGCCGCCAGAACCTGCCCACCTTCCCGCGCGGCGAGCAGGGCTTCGCGACCACCGAGAACGTCGGCAAGGGCGGTTACGTCCTGGTCGAGGCCGACGGCGGCCAGCCCGACGTCATCCTGATCGGCACCGGTTCGGAGGTGCAGCTCGCCGTCACGGCACGCGAGCAGCTCAAGTCCGACGGCATCAACGCCCGCGTGATCTCGATGCCCTCCATCGAGTGGTTCGAGCAGCAGACCCAGGCGTACCGCGACCAGGTCCTGCCGCCGACGGTCAAGGCGCGCGTGAGCGTCGAGGCCGGCGTACGGCTCGGGTGGCGGGAGTACGTCGGCGACGCGGGCCGCATGGTCAGCCTCGAGCACTACGGCGCCTCGGCCGACGCTGCGCGCATCTTCAAGGAGTTCGGCTTCACCCCCGACGCCGTCGCCCAGGCGGCCAAGGACAGCATCGCCGCCGTCATGCACTGA